The Candidatus Micrarchaeia archaeon sequence TTCCCCTGGCCCCAGGAAAGCGTGGAAGAAGAAATCTATGCCCTCGGTGAGCCCCTCGGTGATGAAAACATCATCGGGCGCGCATCCGTCGAGCCTTGCCGCAACTTCCCTGAGTCCCGGGTCCCCTGGGGAAGGCGCGTAGCCGGTGTATTTTTCGTCCAGCGCCTGCTTCACAGCTGCGGTGAACTTTTCCGGCGGGCTGAATCCGTACACCGCCGGGTCCCCGATGTTGAGATAAATCATTTTCGTTCCGGAAGCCTCGAGCTTCTTGGCCTCCATTAT is a genomic window containing:
- a CDS encoding aminotransferase class I/II — encoded protein: MDKKYLRPADRMRHVSYPIRDIIMEAKKLEASGTKMIYLNIGDPAVYGFSPPEKFTAAVKQALDEKYTGYAPSPGDPGLREVAARLDGCAPDDVFITEGLTEGIDFFFHAFLGPGE